In the Mesorhizobium sp. J428 genome, one interval contains:
- a CDS encoding IS3 family transposase (programmed frameshift) codes for MTSKTTNRFSPEVRARAVRLVLDHEGEHTSRWAAVSSIAAKIGCTAQTLHEWVKKAERDSGVRAGVPTDVATKLKALERENRELRQANEILRKASAYFCPGGARPPVQAMIAFIDDHRGAHGVEPICKVLPIAPSTYHDRVAKRVDPSRLSVRARRDAALKDEVRRVFEANFRVYGVRKVWRQLQREGFDVARCTVARLMKAMGLEGIIRGKPLRTTVSDKAAPCPLDHVNRQFHAPAPNMLWVSDFTYVATWTGFVYVAFVIDTYARRIVGWRVSRTAHASFVLDALEQALHDRRPIHRGGLVHHSDRGSQYVSIRYTERLAEAGVEPSVGSVGDSYDNALAETINGLYKAEVIHRRGPWRSFEAVEFATLEWVDWFNNRRLLEPIGNIPPAEAEERYYAMLVEPAMAA; via the exons ATGACAAGCAAGACAACGAACAGGTTTTCTCCCGAGGTCCGTGCCCGCGCGGTGCGGCTGGTTCTGGATCACGAAGGCGAGCACACCTCGCGGTGGGCGGCGGTGTCGTCGATCGCCGCCAAGATCGGCTGCACGGCGCAGACGTTGCATGAGTGGGTGAAGAAGGCCGAGCGCGATAGCGGCGTTCGCGCCGGTGTGCCTACGGATGTGGCGACGAAGCTCAAGGCTCTGGAACGCGAGAACCGCGAGCTTCGGCAAGCCAACGAGATCCTGCGCAAGGCGAGCGCGTATT TTTGCCCAGGCGGAGCTCGACCGCCGGTTCAGGCCATGATCGCGTTCATCGACGATCATCGTGGGGCGCATGGGGTCGAGCCGATCTGCAAGGTGCTGCCGATTGCCCCGTCGACCTACCATGACCGTGTCGCCAAGCGCGTCGATCCCTCCCGGCTGTCGGTTCGGGCAAGACGGGATGCAGCCTTGAAGGATGAGGTTCGCCGCGTGTTCGAGGCTAACTTCCGCGTCTACGGCGTTCGCAAGGTCTGGCGCCAGTTGCAGCGCGAGGGCTTCGATGTTGCCCGCTGCACGGTTGCCCGCCTGATGAAGGCCATGGGTCTCGAAGGCATCATCCGCGGCAAGCCGCTCCGCACCACGGTGAGCGACAAGGCCGCACCTTGTCCGCTCGATCACGTCAATCGCCAGTTCCATGCCCCGGCACCGAACATGCTGTGGGTCTCCGACTTCACCTACGTCGCGACCTGGACCGGCTTCGTCTATGTCGCCTTTGTCATCGACACTTATGCGAGAAGGATCGTCGGCTGGCGGGTGAGCCGGACGGCGCATGCGAGCTTCGTCCTGGACGCTCTGGAACAGGCTCTCCACGATCGGCGGCCAATCCATCGCGGTGGGCTCGTGCACCATAGTGATAGAGGCAGCCAATACGTCAGCATTCGATACACCGAGCGCCTGGCGGAAGCCGGCGTCGAGCCGTCGGTCGGCAGCGTCGGCGACAGCTATGACAACGCTCTCGCCGAAACCATCAACGGTCTCTACAAGGCCGAGGTGATCCACCGACGCGGACCATGGCGCTCATTCGAGGCAGTCGAGTTCGCGACGTTGGAATGGGTGGACTGGTTCAACAATCGCCGGCTGCTGGAGCCCATCGGCAACATCCCGCCGGCGGAAGCCGAGGAACGCTACTACGCCATGCTGGTAGAACCAGCCATGGCCGCGTGA
- a CDS encoding SMC-Scp complex subunit ScpB, with the protein MAESARRRRGGPQGGDSRPNDHLFDRELDHLPPEARWREWMHRVEATIFAASEPVGRETLAKIVGKSCSIDLLIDDIREELRGRPYDLVAVAGGWKHLTRPAYADAIHAAVGGGETKTNLTQSDVLVLMCIAYFQPITRGELSSFFGKEVSRDLIGHLRGAKLIASGPRSPSPGAPYTYVTTKEFLLEFGLDTLRDLPDFEALEDAGLLSKEKLLAGDIPSGLASGWGDREAEELESAAVEDQRC; encoded by the coding sequence ATGGCAGAGAGTGCACGTAGGAGAAGGGGAGGACCGCAAGGAGGCGACAGCCGGCCAAATGACCATTTGTTTGATCGCGAACTGGATCACCTGCCGCCGGAGGCGCGCTGGCGCGAATGGATGCATCGCGTCGAGGCAACCATTTTTGCCGCCAGTGAGCCGGTCGGCCGCGAGACGCTGGCGAAGATCGTCGGCAAAAGCTGCAGCATTGATCTGCTGATCGACGATATTCGAGAGGAGTTGCGTGGTCGGCCCTATGACCTGGTCGCCGTCGCCGGCGGCTGGAAGCACCTGACGCGACCAGCCTATGCCGATGCCATCCATGCGGCGGTCGGCGGCGGTGAGACAAAAACCAACCTGACGCAGTCCGACGTGCTGGTGCTGATGTGCATCGCCTACTTCCAGCCGATCACGCGCGGAGAACTGTCTTCGTTTTTCGGCAAGGAAGTTTCGCGCGACCTGATCGGCCATTTGCGCGGCGCGAAGCTGATCGCTTCGGGCCCGCGTAGCCCGTCGCCGGGCGCGCCATACACCTACGTCACGACCAAAGAATTTCTGTTGGAGTTCGGCCTCGACACGCTGCGCGACCTGCCGGATTTCGAGGCCCTAGAGGATGCCGGGTTGTTGTCTAAGGAGAAACTGCTGGCCGGCGACATTCCCAGTGGGCTTGCGAGTGGGTGGGGCGACAGGGAAGCGGAAGAACTGGAGAGCGCCGCGGTTGAGGACCAAAGGTGTTGA
- a CDS encoding DUF1403 family protein: MILRSKSLSRHPGSLLGATTAPSAVLVPTWLRRAVPDAQSLAGNGVGLNALEDLALAAGAAIGALDTVVRRQEKWAGAWRQRLALAAAAVTARQAGRVEDENALRDAVLLTRPGDFLSVGPAGSMLLAWRRLASSPAEKMLTEKNLAAVLEQFGYAPDDEVVGELAYDLRQLSASIGMVATLTGTFMAAERHGFGRVLGAWLADALLAQRLGWTHTVPLLGAEATLGTSARPRRSTTISAATSTETHPERAKSLLAAQARAALRAIDLSAELERRADRLLGVAPKLRAKAADAVVDKLLSDDAIVASEKIAGMSDRGLRRLFDRLVELGAVRELSGRSTFRIYGL, encoded by the coding sequence ATGATTCTGCGATCCAAATCTCTTTCCCGCCACCCAGGTTCGCTCCTTGGAGCGACAACTGCCCCATCGGCGGTCCTCGTCCCGACATGGCTGCGGCGCGCCGTCCCCGATGCGCAAAGCCTTGCCGGAAACGGGGTAGGGCTAAATGCCCTTGAGGATCTCGCGCTCGCCGCCGGCGCTGCCATCGGCGCGCTCGATACGGTGGTCCGCCGGCAGGAAAAATGGGCCGGCGCTTGGCGGCAGCGGCTGGCGCTTGCGGCGGCCGCGGTAACAGCGCGGCAGGCGGGGCGTGTCGAGGATGAAAATGCGCTGCGCGACGCCGTGCTGCTCACACGCCCGGGCGATTTTTTGTCCGTCGGCCCCGCCGGATCGATGCTGCTTGCCTGGCGCCGGCTGGCCAGCTCGCCTGCGGAGAAGATGCTGACGGAGAAAAACCTCGCCGCTGTCTTGGAACAGTTCGGCTACGCCCCGGATGACGAGGTGGTCGGTGAACTGGCATATGATCTTCGACAGCTTTCCGCGAGCATCGGAATGGTCGCAACGCTGACCGGCACATTCATGGCCGCCGAACGCCACGGCTTTGGGCGCGTTCTGGGAGCCTGGCTCGCCGACGCCCTGCTGGCGCAACGGTTGGGTTGGACACATACGGTACCGCTGCTGGGCGCCGAGGCGACGTTGGGCACAAGCGCTCGCCCGCGTCGATCGACAACCATCTCTGCGGCCACAAGCACTGAGACACATCCTGAGCGTGCCAAAAGTCTGCTTGCCGCGCAGGCGCGCGCTGCGCTGCGCGCCATTGACCTTTCCGCCGAGCTCGAGCGCCGCGCGGATCGGCTGCTCGGCGTCGCGCCGAAACTCAGGGCCAAGGCGGCGGACGCTGTCGTCGACAAGCTCCTGTCCGACGACGCGATCGTCGCATCCGAAAAGATCGCCGGCATGAGCGACCGTGGGCTGCGCCGGCTGTTCGACCGGCTGGTCGAACTCGGCGCCGTGCGCGAGCTGTCCGGCCGATCGACCTTCCGTATCTACGGGCTGTGA
- a CDS encoding recombinase family protein, translated as MGQRAAIYCRVSTADQSCERQVDELTAFAERGDYEVLGVFKETASGASANRTARNRIIDLAQARQIDAVLVTELSRWGRSTQDLLNTLDKLAGWKVSVVAMSGMTFELDTPHGRMMATLLAGIAQFERDLLSERVKSGLAAAKARGKKLGRQSGQRPKSDRLAPKVIALSAEGRSYRWIARDLGISKNTVAEIVKRRKSSEAPQVETAL; from the coding sequence TTGGGACAGCGCGCCGCCATCTACTGCCGCGTTTCGACCGCCGACCAGTCCTGTGAGCGGCAGGTCGATGAACTGACCGCGTTCGCGGAGCGCGGCGACTATGAAGTCCTCGGCGTCTTCAAGGAAACCGCCTCCGGAGCATCGGCAAACCGGACTGCCCGCAACCGGATCATCGATCTGGCCCAGGCCAGGCAAATCGATGCCGTCCTCGTGACGGAACTGTCGCGTTGGGGCCGTTCCACACAAGACCTGCTGAACACACTCGACAAACTGGCCGGCTGGAAGGTCTCGGTTGTCGCCATGAGCGGCATGACCTTCGAACTCGACACACCGCACGGCCGCATGATGGCGACCCTGCTCGCCGGCATCGCTCAGTTCGAGCGCGATCTTCTGAGCGAGCGCGTGAAATCAGGCCTGGCCGCAGCAAAGGCACGCGGTAAGAAACTCGGCCGACAATCTGGACAACGTCCTAAATCCGATCGGCTCGCACCGAAGGTCATTGCGTTGAGCGCCGAAGGTCGCAGCTACCGATGGATCGCTCGCGATCTCGGCATCAGCAAGAATACCGTCGCGGAGATCGTCAAGCGCCGCAAGTCTTCTGAGGCTCCACAGGTGGAGACCGCATTATGA
- a CDS encoding Tn3 family transposase yields the protein MPRRQILTERQRSALFDLPTDEASLLRHYILSDDDLTHIRERRRARNRFGFALQLCALRYPGRLLSPGELIPQELSRFLAAQLGLSVGDLAEYAAREETRHEHLAALRTIYSYRSFAGRGAQELRDWLATQAEDARSNEDLVRRFVERCRQTQIILPAITTIERLCADALVEAERRIEMRIAERLDQPMRDQLNALLTEMVEGNISRFIWLRKIETGDNSAMANRLLDRLEFLQNLALDPQVLAGVPPHRVARLRRQGERYFTDGLRDIGTDRRLATLAVCAVEWAAATADAIVETHDRIVGKTWQEAKRLCDGRAADARTAVTDTLRAFSGLGMVMLEARDDGTSLEAAIATSPGWTELEKLVATASQLTDTLAADPLAHVTQGFHRFRRYAPRMLRRLDIKAAAVATPLMEAIALVRGKCDPPSLPTAFLRSTSKWNRHLKTQDEGDNRLWEVAVLFHLRDAFRSGDVWLAHSRRYADLKQALVPMAAAQATARLAVPFEAEAWLADRKARMSDGLKRLAKAARTGTLPLGSIEDGVLHMERLTAVAPKDADELILDLYRRMPEVRITDILLDVEAATGFADAFTHLRTGAPCQDKIGLLNVMLAEGLNFGLRKMAEASNTHDYWQLSRLSRWHVDSDAIDQALAMVVAAQGRLPMAQFWGMGTSASSDGQFFPTARQGEAMNLVNAKYGNDPGLKAYTHLSDQFAPFATQLIPATVSEAPYILDGLLMNEAGQRVREQYADTGGFTDHVFATASILGYRFIPHIRDLPSKRLYVFNPAGTPSELRGLVGGRVREDLIVSNWPDILRSAATMVAGIMPPSQLLRKFASYPRQHDLALALREVGRIERTLFIIEWILDADMQRRARIGLNKGEAHHALKNALRIGRQGEIRDRTTEGQHYRLAALNLLAAIIIYWNTVHLGQAVAQRSNAGLPVPLELLSHISPLGWAHILLTGEYRWPKNGSRQSILGR from the coding sequence ATGCCTCGACGCCAAATTCTGACCGAGCGACAGCGCTCCGCACTCTTTGATCTGCCGACGGACGAAGCGTCACTGTTGCGGCACTACATTTTGTCCGATGACGATCTCACCCATATTCGGGAGCGACGCCGAGCGCGCAATCGTTTCGGCTTTGCCCTGCAACTGTGTGCCCTGCGCTATCCCGGTCGGCTGCTGTCCCCTGGAGAGCTTATCCCGCAAGAGCTGTCCCGGTTTCTGGCAGCGCAGCTTGGGCTGAGCGTCGGGGACCTGGCCGAATACGCGGCGCGGGAGGAAACACGCCATGAGCATCTGGCCGCGTTGCGTACGATCTACAGCTACAGGAGCTTTGCCGGTCGTGGCGCCCAGGAACTGCGGGACTGGCTTGCCACTCAAGCCGAAGACGCGCGTTCAAACGAGGACCTCGTGCGCCGGTTTGTCGAACGATGCCGCCAAACCCAGATCATTCTTCCGGCAATCACGACGATCGAGCGGTTGTGCGCCGATGCTCTGGTGGAAGCCGAGCGCCGGATCGAGATGAGGATTGCCGAGCGTCTTGATCAACCCATGCGTGACCAGCTCAACGCGCTGCTGACGGAAATGGTCGAGGGCAACATCAGCCGCTTCATCTGGTTGCGCAAAATCGAGACCGGCGACAATTCGGCCATGGCCAATCGTTTGCTCGACAGGCTCGAATTCCTGCAAAACCTCGCTCTCGACCCACAGGTGCTGGCCGGTGTTCCGCCACACCGGGTTGCTCGGCTCCGCCGACAGGGTGAGCGGTATTTCACCGATGGTTTGCGCGATATTGGCACAGACAGGCGTCTGGCTACACTCGCTGTCTGCGCGGTGGAATGGGCCGCCGCGACCGCCGATGCCATTGTCGAAACCCATGATCGAATCGTCGGCAAAACCTGGCAGGAAGCCAAACGGCTCTGCGACGGACGAGCCGCAGATGCCAGGACCGCCGTAACCGATACCTTGCGGGCCTTTTCCGGTCTCGGCATGGTGATGCTCGAAGCGCGAGACGACGGCACCTCCCTGGAAGCGGCGATCGCCACATCACCAGGCTGGACGGAACTGGAGAAACTGGTCGCCACTGCCTCGCAACTCACCGATACACTTGCCGCCGATCCGCTGGCCCATGTCACGCAAGGTTTTCATCGCTTCCGGCGTTATGCGCCGCGTATGCTGCGCAGGCTGGATATCAAGGCGGCCGCCGTGGCCACGCCGCTCATGGAGGCGATTGCCCTGGTCAGGGGAAAATGCGATCCACCGTCACTGCCTACAGCTTTTTTGCGATCGACCTCCAAATGGAACCGGCATCTCAAAACGCAAGACGAAGGCGACAATCGTTTGTGGGAGGTGGCGGTCCTGTTTCACTTGCGCGACGCATTCCGCTCCGGCGATGTCTGGCTTGCGCACTCACGCCGCTATGCCGATCTCAAACAGGCACTGGTGCCGATGGCGGCCGCCCAGGCCACGGCAAGATTGGCGGTTCCATTCGAAGCCGAGGCGTGGCTTGCCGATCGCAAGGCCAGAATGTCGGACGGGCTGAAACGCCTGGCGAAAGCTGCCCGAACCGGGACCCTTCCGCTCGGCAGCATCGAGGACGGTGTCCTGCACATGGAACGCCTGACAGCAGTGGCGCCCAAGGATGCCGACGAGCTGATCCTCGATCTTTACCGGCGTATGCCGGAGGTGCGCATAACCGACATTCTACTGGATGTTGAAGCGGCGACGGGGTTTGCCGATGCCTTCACCCATCTTCGCACCGGCGCACCCTGTCAGGACAAAATCGGTTTGCTGAATGTGATGCTTGCCGAAGGCCTCAACTTCGGACTGAGAAAGATGGCCGAGGCTTCAAATACCCATGACTACTGGCAATTGTCGCGCCTGTCGCGCTGGCATGTCGACAGCGACGCCATCGACCAGGCTCTCGCCATGGTCGTCGCGGCCCAGGGGCGTTTGCCCATGGCCCAATTCTGGGGAATGGGCACTTCGGCTTCCAGCGACGGTCAGTTCTTCCCGACCGCCCGACAGGGCGAGGCGATGAATCTCGTCAACGCCAAATACGGCAACGATCCCGGCCTGAAAGCCTATACGCACCTGTCAGATCAGTTTGCCCCTTTCGCAACCCAGCTCATTCCGGCAACCGTCAGCGAGGCACCTTACATTCTCGACGGACTGCTCATGAACGAGGCCGGCCAACGCGTACGGGAGCAATATGCCGATACCGGCGGCTTCACCGATCATGTCTTCGCCACCGCCTCGATCCTCGGCTACCGCTTCATCCCCCATATCCGGGATTTGCCATCGAAGCGCCTTTATGTGTTCAACCCCGCCGGGACACCGAGCGAGTTGCGCGGCCTGGTCGGCGGCAGGGTCAGGGAAGACTTGATCGTCTCGAACTGGCCCGACATCCTGCGCAGCGCCGCGACCATGGTCGCCGGCATCATGCCGCCGAGTCAGTTGCTGCGAAAATTCGCATCCTATCCGCGCCAGCACGATCTCGCGCTCGCCCTTCGTGAGGTTGGCCGCATTGAGCGTACGCTCTTCATCATAGAATGGATCCTCGATGCCGACATGCAGCGGCGGGCTCGTATCGGCCTCAACAAGGGCGAGGCGCATCACGCGCTCAAGAATGCCTTGCGCATCGGCCGGCAAGGCGAAATCCGCGACCGAACGACTGAGGGCCAGCACTATCGCCTCGCCGCCCTCAACCTGCTTGCCGCCATCATCATCTACTGGAACACGGTGCATCTTGGTCAGGCCGTCGCGCAACGTAGCAATGCCGGCCTCCCCGTACCGCTAGAATTGCTCTCCCATATCTCGCCGCTTGGATGGGCGCACATCCTGCTGACCGGCGAATACAGATGGCCAAAAAATGGCAGCAGGCAATCTATTTTGGGGAGGTGA
- a CDS encoding DUF6429 family protein: MDDVDIDRIDDAVLGLLWLTVHDERRAWRGHDWDALDRLHRKGLIADPVNKAKSVVLTDEGLKRAEELFQILFTSPK, translated from the coding sequence ATGGATGACGTTGATATCGATAGAATTGATGATGCGGTTTTGGGGCTGCTGTGGCTGACGGTGCATGACGAGCGGCGAGCCTGGAGGGGGCATGACTGGGATGCGTTGGATCGGTTGCACCGCAAGGGGCTGATTGCCGATCCGGTCAATAAGGCGAAATCTGTCGTTCTGACGGATGAAGGGTTGAAGCGAGCGGAGGAGCTTTTCCAGATCTTGTTCACCTCCCCAAAATAG
- a CDS encoding TniB family NTP-binding protein, whose protein sequence is MRGEGTYDHLDERYHRHAALPDDERIAWIKGDRWIGFDQAEAALVRLNALLAYPPRDRMPCLLIYGDTGMGKTKIVRKFERAHAATFSQSTGVTNRPVVVAQVPSEPVERDLYRELLASLQAPALVGGTLAREKDICRSLLRTVGARMIVLDEVNGMLAGTYRQQRIFLNALRFLANDLRVPLVCAGTDLARQALLTDAQLAERFEAFHLKPWKNDHAFARLLKSLAGILPLRAPSDLESAAVRERIHRLTSGVTARIFRLIETAAEEAIRSGRERLDRDSFGEDLVLPLVSMTQSARRRMPQAAAG, encoded by the coding sequence GTGAGAGGGGAGGGGACCTACGATCACCTCGACGAGCGCTACCACCGCCATGCCGCGCTGCCTGATGACGAGCGCATTGCCTGGATCAAGGGCGACCGCTGGATCGGTTTCGACCAGGCGGAAGCCGCACTCGTTCGTCTGAATGCGTTGCTGGCCTATCCGCCGCGTGACCGCATGCCCTGCCTGCTGATCTATGGCGACACCGGCATGGGCAAGACCAAGATCGTCCGCAAATTCGAGCGTGCACACGCGGCCACTTTCAGTCAGTCGACCGGCGTTACGAACAGACCGGTCGTCGTGGCGCAGGTGCCCTCGGAGCCGGTGGAGCGCGACCTTTATCGGGAATTGTTGGCCAGCCTGCAGGCTCCCGCGCTTGTCGGCGGCACACTTGCCCGCGAGAAGGACATCTGCCGCTCGTTGCTGCGCACCGTCGGCGCCAGGATGATCGTGCTCGACGAGGTGAACGGCATGCTGGCGGGGACCTATCGGCAGCAGCGGATTTTTCTGAATGCGCTACGGTTTCTCGCGAACGACCTGAGAGTGCCGCTTGTCTGCGCCGGCACCGATCTGGCGCGCCAGGCCTTGCTCACCGACGCGCAGCTCGCCGAGCGCTTCGAGGCGTTTCACCTAAAACCCTGGAAGAACGACCACGCCTTTGCGCGGCTCTTGAAGAGCCTGGCTGGCATTCTGCCGCTGCGAGCGCCGTCTGATCTCGAAAGCGCCGCGGTTCGTGAACGGATCCACAGGCTCACCAGCGGCGTCACGGCGCGGATTTTCCGGCTGATCGAAACGGCCGCCGAGGAGGCGATCCGGTCGGGAAGGGAACGGCTTGATCGAGACAGTTTCGGGGAGGATCTCGTCCTGCCGCTTGTGTCGATGACGCAATCGGCACGCCGGCGGATGCCGCAGGCGGCAGCCGGGTGA